In Phyllobacterium zundukense, one DNA window encodes the following:
- the nuoG gene encoding NADH-quinone oxidoreductase subunit NuoG — protein MAKIKVDGKEIEVPDHYTLLQAAETAGAEVPRFCFHERLSIAGNCRMCLIEVKGGPPKPAASCAMGVRDLRPGPNGETPEIFTNTPMVKKAREGVMEFLLINHPLDCPICDQGGECDLQDQAMAFGMDSSRYKENKRAVEDKYIGPLVKTIMTRCIHCTRCVRFTTEVAGISELGLIGRGEDAEITTYLEHAMTSELQGNVIDLCPVGALTSKPYAFQARPWELNKTESIDVMDAVGSAIRVDTRGREVMRILPRVNEQVNEEWISDKTRFIWDGLRTQRLDRPYIRKDGRLVAASWPEAFEAIKAAVAKTKGDKIGAIAGDLASVEEMYALKALMTSLGSANVDARQDGSALNTANGRASYIFNPTIDGIEQADAILIVGSNPRFEASLLNSRIRKRWRAAGTPIAVIGEQADLRYKYEYLGSGAETLVELANGSVKFLSVLKKAKNPMIVIGQGALARADSAAVLGLVAKIAAVSGALTDEWNGFGVVHTAASRVGALDIGFVPGAGGKTVAEMRGKLDVLFLLGADELDWPKKDKAFTVYIGTHGDQGAHNADVILPGATYTEKSGTFVNTEGRVQMTNRAGFAPGNAKEDWAILRALSDVLGKKLPFDSLTALRWALYEEYPHLAAIDSIEAGNPADIEKLANASGVVEKTAFVSPVKDFYLTNPIARASAVMAECSALAKGGFKQAAE, from the coding sequence ATGGCAAAGATCAAAGTCGACGGTAAGGAAATCGAGGTACCGGATCACTACACGCTTCTGCAGGCTGCAGAAACGGCGGGTGCGGAAGTGCCGCGGTTCTGTTTCCATGAGCGTTTGTCGATCGCCGGCAATTGCCGCATGTGCCTCATTGAAGTGAAGGGTGGACCACCAAAGCCGGCTGCATCCTGCGCGATGGGCGTTCGTGATCTGCGTCCCGGCCCAAATGGCGAAACACCAGAGATTTTCACCAACACGCCGATGGTCAAGAAGGCCCGTGAAGGTGTGATGGAATTCCTTTTGATCAACCATCCGCTCGATTGCCCGATCTGCGATCAGGGCGGCGAGTGCGATCTGCAGGATCAGGCGATGGCGTTCGGTATGGATTCGTCGCGCTACAAGGAAAACAAGCGCGCCGTTGAAGACAAATATATCGGGCCACTCGTCAAGACGATCATGACGCGCTGCATCCACTGTACGCGTTGCGTCCGCTTTACGACGGAAGTCGCGGGTATTTCCGAGCTCGGTCTTATCGGCCGCGGCGAAGATGCCGAGATCACCACCTATCTTGAACATGCGATGACGTCGGAGCTGCAGGGTAATGTGATCGACCTTTGCCCGGTTGGCGCATTGACCTCGAAGCCCTATGCATTCCAGGCGCGTCCGTGGGAGCTGAATAAGACCGAATCCATAGACGTGATGGATGCTGTCGGATCGGCGATCCGCGTTGATACGCGCGGCCGCGAAGTGATGCGCATCCTGCCGCGCGTCAACGAGCAGGTGAACGAGGAATGGATTTCCGACAAAACCCGCTTCATCTGGGACGGTCTGCGTACGCAGCGTCTCGACCGGCCTTACATCCGCAAGGACGGACGGCTTGTCGCTGCAAGCTGGCCTGAAGCTTTTGAAGCGATCAAGGCCGCTGTTGCCAAGACCAAGGGCGACAAGATCGGTGCGATTGCCGGCGATCTAGCCAGCGTTGAGGAAATGTATGCACTGAAGGCACTGATGACATCGCTTGGCTCTGCCAATGTCGATGCGCGTCAGGACGGCTCGGCGCTGAATACGGCCAATGGTCGTGCGTCCTACATATTCAATCCGACCATCGACGGCATCGAACAGGCTGATGCAATCCTGATCGTAGGTTCCAACCCGCGCTTTGAGGCTTCGTTGCTCAATTCCCGTATCCGCAAGCGCTGGCGCGCTGCCGGAACGCCAATTGCCGTGATCGGCGAGCAGGCAGATCTGCGGTACAAGTATGAATATCTTGGTTCAGGAGCTGAGACATTGGTTGAACTCGCCAATGGTTCAGTGAAATTCCTGTCGGTTCTGAAAAAGGCCAAGAACCCGATGATCGTCATCGGGCAGGGCGCCTTGGCCCGCGCGGATAGCGCGGCGGTTTTGGGTCTTGTGGCAAAGATTGCCGCCGTTTCGGGCGCGTTGACGGACGAATGGAACGGTTTCGGTGTCGTTCACACGGCGGCGAGCCGTGTCGGTGCACTCGACATCGGCTTCGTGCCGGGGGCAGGCGGCAAGACAGTTGCCGAAATGAGGGGCAAGCTTGACGTATTGTTTCTGCTCGGCGCCGACGAACTGGATTGGCCGAAGAAGGACAAGGCCTTCACCGTCTATATCGGTACCCATGGCGATCAGGGCGCGCACAACGCCGACGTGATCTTGCCGGGTGCGACCTATACGGAAAAATCCGGTACCTTCGTCAACACGGAAGGCCGTGTGCAGATGACCAACCGTGCCGGTTTTGCGCCGGGTAACGCCAAGGAAGATTGGGCGATCCTGCGCGCCCTGTCGGATGTTCTCGGCAAGAAATTGCCATTCGACTCCCTGACGGCCTTGCGCTGGGCCCTCTATGAGGAGTATCCGCATCTCGCCGCGATCGACTCGATCGAGGCTGGCAATCCTGCCGACATCGAGAAGCTGGCAAATGCATCTGGCGTCGTTGAAAAAACGGCCTTTGTTTCGCCGGTCAAGGATTTCTATTTGACCAACCCGATCGCGCGCGCCTCGGCCGTCATGGCTGAATGTTCAGCGCTCGCCAAGGGCGGCTTCAAGCAGGCGGCCGAGTAG
- a CDS encoding NADH-ubiquinone dehydrogenase — protein sequence MPKQVIPAANLLAPQWGAAAAVSVLGLGVASQMWGLWAGAIAGALDANTRLKPATKDENVAVPPVAVDVDALRTIIRKKAEHISPKVVDVPVVQVKAPVASKAPVQSVAVKTVTVRDDLKLISGVGPKLEQVLNGMGIQTYAQIAAWTVEEIARVDDHLKFGGRILRDDWVGQAAALAGASTN from the coding sequence ATGCCGAAACAGGTAATTCCGGCTGCCAACCTGCTGGCGCCCCAATGGGGTGCGGCAGCTGCTGTTTCCGTGCTCGGTCTCGGTGTCGCCAGCCAGATGTGGGGCCTTTGGGCCGGCGCAATCGCAGGTGCTCTCGATGCAAACACCAGGCTCAAGCCTGCGACGAAAGACGAGAACGTTGCCGTTCCGCCGGTTGCTGTCGATGTGGATGCTTTGAGGACAATCATTCGCAAGAAGGCAGAGCATATTTCGCCGAAGGTTGTCGATGTTCCGGTCGTGCAGGTCAAAGCACCCGTTGCATCAAAGGCGCCGGTTCAGTCCGTGGCAGTCAAAACGGTGACGGTGCGCGACGATCTGAAGCTTATTTCCGGTGTTGGTCCCAAGCTCGAACAAGTGCTGAACGGTATGGGCATCCAGACCTACGCGCAGATCGCGGCCTGGACGGTCGAGGAAATTGCCAGGGTCGATGATCATCTGAAATTCGGCGGACGTATCTTGCGCGATGACTGGGTGGGGCAGGCAGCGGCTCTTGCTGGGGCAAGTACAAATTAG
- the nuoF gene encoding NADH-quinone oxidoreductase subunit NuoF, giving the protein MLADKDRIFTNIYGLKDKSLKGAMSRGQWDGTKQILEKGRDWIINEMKASGLRGRGGAGFPTGLKWSFMPKESDGRPHYLVINADESEPGTCKDRDIMRHDPHTLIEGCLIAGFAMGANTCYIYVRGEYIREREALQAAIDECYDAGLLGKNNKNGWDYDIFVHHGAGAYICGEETALLESLEGKKGQPRLKPPFPANMGLYGCPTTVNNVESVAVAPTILRRGAAWFSGIGRPNNVGTKLFMISGHVNRPCTVEDAMGIPFRELIERHAGGIRGGWDNLLAVIPGGASCPVLTAADIMDCPMDFDGLRGVKSSFGTAAVIVMDKSTDIVRAIARLSYFFKHESCGQCTPCREGTGWMWRVMERMATGNAQKREIDMLLDVTKQIEGHTICALGDAAAWPVQGLIRNFRPEIERRIDEFSRNAASSPVLVAAE; this is encoded by the coding sequence ATGCTCGCTGACAAAGACCGCATCTTCACCAATATTTACGGCCTCAAGGACAAGTCCTTGAAGGGCGCGATGAGCCGTGGCCAATGGGATGGCACCAAGCAGATCCTTGAAAAGGGTCGCGATTGGATCATCAACGAGATGAAGGCATCGGGCCTGCGCGGACGCGGTGGCGCCGGCTTCCCGACGGGCCTCAAATGGTCGTTCATGCCCAAGGAAAGCGACGGCCGTCCGCATTATCTCGTCATCAACGCCGACGAATCGGAGCCGGGCACCTGCAAGGACCGCGATATCATGCGCCACGATCCGCACACGCTGATCGAAGGCTGCCTGATTGCGGGTTTCGCCATGGGTGCCAACACCTGCTACATCTATGTGCGTGGCGAGTATATTCGTGAACGTGAAGCGCTGCAGGCTGCGATTGACGAGTGCTATGATGCCGGTCTGCTCGGCAAGAACAACAAGAACGGTTGGGACTACGACATCTTCGTCCATCACGGCGCCGGAGCATACATTTGCGGCGAGGAAACAGCGCTGCTCGAAAGCCTTGAGGGCAAGAAGGGCCAGCCGCGTCTGAAGCCGCCGTTCCCAGCCAATATGGGCCTTTATGGCTGCCCAACGACCGTGAACAATGTTGAGTCCGTTGCCGTTGCACCAACGATCCTGCGCCGTGGCGCGGCTTGGTTCTCGGGTATTGGTCGCCCGAACAATGTCGGCACCAAGCTGTTCATGATTTCCGGACACGTCAACCGTCCATGCACGGTTGAGGACGCTATGGGCATTCCGTTCCGTGAATTGATCGAGAGACATGCCGGCGGTATTCGCGGCGGTTGGGACAACCTTCTGGCTGTTATTCCGGGCGGCGCGTCTTGCCCGGTCTTGACTGCTGCGGACATCATGGATTGCCCGATGGATTTTGACGGGCTGCGTGGCGTCAAGTCGTCCTTCGGAACTGCAGCCGTTATCGTCATGGACAAGTCAACCGATATTGTCCGGGCGATCGCGCGTCTCTCCTATTTCTTCAAGCATGAGAGCTGCGGCCAGTGCACGCCGTGCCGCGAGGGCACGGGCTGGATGTGGCGCGTCATGGAGCGCATGGCGACGGGTAACGCCCAGAAGCGCGAAATCGACATGCTGCTGGATGTGACCAAGCAAATCGAGGGTCACACGATCTGCGCTCTTGGGGATGCCGCTGCCTGGCCGGTTCAGGGTCTCATCCGCAATTTCCGCCCGGAGATCGAACGCCGGATCGATGAATTTTCACGCAACGCCGCATCAAGCCCTGTGCTTGTAGCTGCGGAATAA
- a CDS encoding NADH-quinone oxidoreductase subunit E encodes MSVRRLAEDNVQPAAFAFNRENSAWAKLAIKKYPKGREQSAVIPLLMRAQEQDGWVTRAAIEHVATMLDMPMIRVLEVATFYTQFQLKPVGTRAHIQVCGTTPCMLRGAEDLKKVCQHKIHHDPFHTNEAGTLSWEEVECLGACVNAPMVMVFKDTYEDLTPERLEEIIDAFEAGNGASVPVGPQIDRHFSAPQGELTSLNEGNGAAKPKRAAKTGASAIASVPPSNAAKPVTHDEATNAAIKSPSTVKATKAAEDATSKPAPKAPAAARAIKNPPIAEGSLSEKPAVQSVKAPAEAVSLEDKNRPAAIERPAVTDDLKLIAGVGPKIEIILHELGIYTYAQVATWKKAEREWVDSYLNFKGRIERDDWVKQAKALAKGGEAEYIKVFGKKPR; translated from the coding sequence ATGTCCGTCCGCCGTCTCGCAGAAGATAACGTCCAGCCAGCAGCGTTTGCGTTCAATCGCGAAAACAGCGCTTGGGCGAAACTTGCTATCAAGAAATATCCCAAGGGCCGCGAGCAGTCGGCCGTCATTCCGTTGTTGATGCGCGCCCAGGAGCAGGACGGCTGGGTCACCAGGGCTGCAATCGAACATGTGGCGACCATGCTCGATATGCCAATGATCCGCGTACTGGAAGTTGCGACTTTCTATACACAGTTCCAGCTAAAGCCCGTCGGTACCCGCGCCCACATCCAGGTTTGCGGCACGACGCCTTGTATGCTGCGCGGTGCGGAAGATCTGAAGAAGGTCTGCCAGCACAAGATCCATCACGATCCGTTTCATACCAACGAGGCGGGTACGCTGTCGTGGGAAGAGGTCGAGTGCCTTGGCGCCTGCGTTAATGCTCCGATGGTCATGGTGTTCAAGGACACCTACGAGGATCTGACGCCGGAGCGCCTCGAAGAAATCATCGATGCATTCGAGGCCGGAAACGGGGCTTCTGTTCCTGTCGGACCACAGATAGATCGTCATTTCTCCGCGCCTCAGGGCGAGCTCACGTCGCTGAACGAGGGCAATGGCGCAGCCAAACCGAAACGCGCTGCCAAGACCGGCGCGTCGGCGATCGCAAGCGTCCCGCCGTCGAATGCCGCCAAGCCGGTGACGCATGATGAGGCGACCAATGCCGCGATCAAATCGCCGTCCACGGTAAAGGCAACCAAAGCCGCTGAGGACGCCACGTCGAAGCCAGCTCCCAAGGCGCCAGCAGCTGCGCGGGCCATCAAGAACCCGCCGATTGCAGAAGGTTCGCTTTCCGAAAAGCCGGCGGTGCAGTCCGTCAAGGCACCGGCCGAGGCCGTATCACTTGAGGACAAGAACCGCCCTGCCGCGATCGAGAGGCCAGCTGTCACCGATGATCTCAAATTGATTGCCGGCGTTGGCCCGAAGATTGAAATCATTTTGCATGAGCTTGGCATCTATACCTATGCGCAGGTTGCGACCTGGAAGAAGGCCGAGCGTGAGTGGGTCGATAGCTACCTGAACTTCAAGGGCCGCATCGAACGCGACGACTGGGTCAAGCAAGCCAAGGCCTTGGCCAAAGGCGGCGAAGCAGAATACATCAAGGTTTTCGGCAAGAAGCCGAGATAA
- a CDS encoding NADH-quinone oxidoreductase subunit D, translated as MTEHSVRNFNINFGPQHPAAHGVLRLVLELDGEVVERVDPHIGLLHRGTEKLMEAKTYLQAVPYLDRLDYVAPMNQEHAYALAVERLLGIEVPKRGQLIRVLFSEIGRILSHLLNVTTQAMDVGALTPPLWGFEEREKLMVFYERACGARMHAAYFRPGGVHQDLPDQLIEDIGKWCDPFLQTVKNLDDLITPNRIFKQRNVDIGVVKLEDAWAWGFSGVMVRGSGAAWDLRKSQPYECYSEMEFDIPIGKNGDCYDRYLIRMEEMRQSVRIMRQCIDQLLGKERIGPVSNTSAKIVPPKRGEMKRSMEALIHHFKLYTEGYHVPAGEVYAAVEAPKGEFGVFLVSDGSNKPYRVKLRAPGFAHLQAMDFMCRGHMLADVSAVLGSLDIVFGEVDR; from the coding sequence ATGACTGAACACAGCGTCCGCAACTTCAACATTAACTTCGGCCCGCAACATCCGGCGGCGCATGGCGTTTTGCGCCTTGTGCTGGAGCTGGATGGTGAGGTGGTCGAGCGCGTTGATCCGCATATCGGCCTGCTGCATCGCGGCACCGAGAAGTTGATGGAGGCCAAGACCTATCTACAGGCGGTGCCCTATCTCGACCGTCTCGACTACGTCGCGCCGATGAATCAGGAGCACGCCTACGCGCTTGCCGTTGAGCGGCTGCTCGGCATCGAAGTGCCGAAGCGCGGCCAGCTCATCCGTGTCCTGTTCTCCGAAATTGGCCGTATCCTCTCGCATCTGCTGAACGTGACCACGCAGGCCATGGACGTCGGTGCGCTGACGCCGCCGCTCTGGGGTTTTGAAGAGCGCGAAAAGCTGATGGTGTTCTATGAGCGCGCCTGCGGCGCCCGCATGCACGCAGCCTATTTCCGCCCGGGCGGTGTACATCAGGATTTGCCGGACCAGCTGATCGAGGACATCGGCAAATGGTGCGATCCGTTCCTGCAAACGGTCAAGAATCTTGACGATCTGATTACCCCCAACCGCATTTTCAAGCAGCGCAATGTCGATATCGGCGTCGTGAAGCTGGAAGATGCCTGGGCCTGGGGTTTCTCCGGCGTCATGGTTCGCGGTTCAGGTGCCGCATGGGATCTGCGCAAGTCGCAGCCCTATGAATGCTATTCGGAAATGGAATTCGACATTCCGATCGGCAAGAACGGCGATTGCTACGATCGGTATCTGATCCGCATGGAAGAAATGCGCCAGTCCGTTCGTATCATGCGCCAGTGCATCGACCAGTTGCTTGGCAAGGAGCGGATAGGGCCCGTTTCCAACACCTCCGCCAAGATCGTGCCGCCAAAGCGTGGCGAGATGAAGCGATCTATGGAAGCGCTGATCCATCACTTCAAACTCTATACCGAAGGCTATCACGTGCCGGCGGGTGAAGTGTATGCAGCCGTTGAAGCGCCGAAAGGTGAATTCGGCGTGTTTCTTGTTTCCGACGGGTCGAACAAGCCTTATCGCGTCAAACTGCGCGCGCCGGGGTTTGCCCATCTTCAGGCCATGGACTTCATGTGCCGTGGTCACATGCTAGCCGACGTCTCCGCCGTCCTCGGCTCGCTCGATATCGTTTTTGGTGAGGTTGATCGTTAA
- a CDS encoding NADH-quinone oxidoreductase subunit C, translating into MFEEALSELSSYLKEKPGLTFKSVEIAYGELTVEVAAGELINTLTFLRNDARCQFISLIDISGVDYPSRVYRFDVVYHLLSPRQNLRICVKVATDEDTPVPSATPVYPGADWYERETYDLYGVLFSGHPDLRRILTDYGFEGHPLRKDFPLTGFVEVRYDDEVKRVVYEPVELRQEFRNFDFQSPWEGTDYVLPGDEKAKAN; encoded by the coding sequence ATGTTTGAAGAAGCATTGAGCGAACTCTCCAGTTACCTCAAAGAAAAGCCCGGCCTGACCTTCAAGTCCGTCGAGATTGCCTATGGCGAACTGACCGTTGAAGTGGCGGCAGGCGAGCTCATCAATACGCTGACATTCCTGCGCAACGATGCGCGGTGCCAGTTCATCTCGCTGATTGATATCAGCGGCGTGGATTATCCGTCGCGTGTTTATCGTTTTGACGTTGTCTATCATCTTCTGTCACCCCGTCAGAATTTGCGTATCTGCGTCAAGGTTGCGACGGACGAGGATACGCCGGTGCCGTCGGCAACGCCGGTCTATCCCGGCGCCGATTGGTACGAGCGCGAAACCTACGATCTTTACGGTGTGCTTTTCTCGGGTCATCCGGACCTTCGCCGTATCCTCACCGACTACGGTTTCGAAGGTCATCCGCTGCGCAAGGACTTTCCGCTTACCGGTTTCGTTGAGGTTCGCTATGACGATGAGGTCAAGCGGGTTGTCTACGAGCCGGTTGAATTGAGACAGGAATTCCGCAACTTCGACTTCCAGTCCCCCTGGGAAGGCACGGATTATGTGCTGCCGGGCGATGAGAAGGCCAAGGCGAATTGA
- a CDS encoding NuoB/complex I 20 kDa subunit family protein codes for MGLTASQTTLVAPKPKGILDPNTGKPIGSDDAFFGEINNELADKGFLVTSADALVTWARTGSLMWMTFGLACCAVEMMHTSMPRYDGERFGFAPRASPRQSDVMIVAGTLTNKMAPALRKVYDQMPEPRYVISMGSCANGGGYYHYSYSVVRGCDRVVPVDIYVPGCPPTAEALLYGVLMLQKKIRRTGTIER; via the coding sequence ATGGGATTGACCGCTAGCCAAACCACCCTCGTTGCACCGAAACCCAAGGGCATTCTTGATCCGAATACGGGCAAGCCTATTGGTTCCGACGATGCATTTTTTGGCGAGATCAACAACGAGCTCGCTGACAAGGGATTTCTCGTCACCTCGGCTGATGCGCTGGTTACCTGGGCGCGCACCGGGTCGCTGATGTGGATGACGTTCGGTCTCGCCTGCTGCGCTGTCGAGATGATGCATACGTCCATGCCGCGTTATGACGGCGAGCGCTTTGGTTTTGCACCGCGCGCTTCACCGCGACAGTCGGACGTCATGATCGTGGCTGGCACGCTCACCAACAAGATGGCACCGGCTCTGCGCAAGGTCTATGACCAGATGCCGGAACCGCGCTATGTGATCTCGATGGGCTCCTGTGCCAATGGCGGTGGCTACTACCATTATTCCTATTCGGTGGTGCGCGGCTGCGATCGTGTTGTTCCAGTCGATATCTATGTGCCGGGCTGCCCGCCTACCGCAGAAGCGCTTTTGTATGGCGTGTTGATGTTGCAGAAGAAAATCCGCCGCACCGGCACGATTGAGCGATAG
- a CDS encoding NADH-quinone oxidoreductase subunit A, protein MNELLSSYLPIVIFVGVALVIGLALLVAPFLVAYSAPDPEKLSAYECGFNAFDDARMKFDVRFYLVSILFIIFDLEVAFLFPWAISFGKIGWFGFWSMMAFLGVLTIGFIYEWKKGALEWD, encoded by the coding sequence ATGAACGAGCTATTAAGTTCCTACCTGCCCATCGTTATCTTTGTCGGGGTAGCGCTGGTAATCGGTCTGGCACTGTTGGTTGCGCCTTTTTTGGTCGCATACAGTGCGCCGGACCCGGAAAAATTGTCGGCCTATGAGTGCGGCTTCAACGCCTTCGACGATGCCCGTATGAAGTTCGATGTTCGCTTCTATCTCGTTTCGATCCTGTTTATCATCTTCGATCTTGAAGTGGCCTTCCTGTTCCCGTGGGCAATCTCCTTCGGCAAGATCGGCTGGTTCGGTTTCTGGTCGATGATGGCCTTCCTCGGCGTTCTGACAATCGGCTTTATCTATGAGTGGAAAAAGGGAGCGCTGGAATGGGATTGA
- a CDS encoding MFS transporter has protein sequence MPLPILALAIASFCIGTTEFVIMGLLPEVAADLGVSIPNAGLLVTGYALGVVIGAPIIAIATASLPRKPVLIGLAMLFVVGNLFCAIAPNYWMLMIARIVTAFGHGAFFGIGSVVAAGLVPRHKRASAIALMFAGLTLANILGVPAGTALGEAYGWRATFFAVVAIGVAAVVAIILLVPAAKDEAKGGGILREIKVLGKLQVWLAMLISALASASLFAVFTYIKPILTDVSGISTSAVTWVLLLFGAGMTVGNVIGGKLADWKLMPTVLGTLVAVALTHALFAAVTGVPVAAITVIFLWGMLTFVIVPPLQMRVVETADEAPNLAATLNQGAFNVGNASGAWIGGAALTWGVSYQNLPYVGSALAVAGLLIALWSLMLDRKAYQDRLVSEEGQRLSLEPLAGL, from the coding sequence ATGCCCTTACCGATTCTCGCTCTCGCCATAGCTTCCTTCTGCATCGGTACAACCGAGTTCGTGATCATGGGCCTGTTGCCGGAGGTGGCGGCCGATCTGGGTGTCTCCATTCCAAACGCAGGCTTGCTGGTGACGGGGTACGCGCTGGGCGTGGTTATCGGTGCGCCGATCATAGCAATTGCCACCGCATCGCTGCCACGCAAGCCCGTGCTGATCGGGCTGGCCATGCTGTTCGTTGTCGGCAATCTCTTTTGCGCCATTGCACCCAATTACTGGATGTTGATGATCGCGCGCATTGTCACCGCATTTGGCCATGGCGCCTTTTTTGGGATCGGTTCAGTCGTGGCGGCGGGCCTTGTTCCTCGTCACAAGCGCGCCAGTGCGATCGCCTTGATGTTTGCCGGCCTGACGCTTGCCAATATTCTGGGGGTGCCAGCCGGAACAGCGCTCGGCGAGGCATATGGCTGGCGCGCCACTTTCTTCGCGGTGGTGGCGATTGGTGTTGCGGCGGTCGTTGCAATCATCCTGCTTGTTCCGGCAGCGAAGGACGAAGCAAAGGGCGGGGGGATCCTCCGCGAAATAAAGGTGCTGGGCAAATTACAGGTCTGGCTCGCCATGCTGATATCGGCGCTGGCCTCGGCCAGCCTCTTTGCCGTGTTCACCTATATAAAACCTATCCTTACCGATGTGTCCGGCATTTCCACATCGGCGGTCACGTGGGTTTTGTTGCTGTTTGGCGCGGGCATGACAGTGGGCAACGTCATTGGCGGTAAACTTGCCGACTGGAAGCTGATGCCAACAGTTCTCGGCACCCTTGTTGCCGTCGCGCTAACTCACGCGCTTTTCGCTGCAGTCACCGGCGTCCCCGTCGCAGCCATCACCGTCATATTCCTCTGGGGCATGCTGACCTTTGTCATCGTGCCGCCACTGCAGATGCGCGTGGTCGAAACGGCCGATGAAGCGCCAAACCTGGCGGCAACGCTCAATCAGGGCGCCTTCAACGTTGGCAATGCGTCCGGTGCCTGGATTGGCGGCGCAGCACTTACCTGGGGTGTGTCCTATCAGAACCTGCCATACGTCGGCTCAGCGCTCGCTGTGGCGGGGCTTTTGATAGCGCTGTGGTCATTGATGCTGGACCGCAAGGCTTATCAGGATAGGCTGGTTTCTGAAGAGGGCCAGCGGCTCAGCCTCGAGCCTCTTGCTGGTCTTTGA
- a CDS encoding GNAT family N-acetyltransferase: MSNDTQTTISIFSADDIASHLSELGALLRACVDDGASIGFVLPFSVDDSRAFFSNNVLPAVRLGKRVLLVAYKNDRIAGSGQLDFDTPPNQPHRAEVRKLLVHPDFRRQGIAKVIMAELERVAGQLGRSLITLDTRTGDKAEPLYASLGYNTAGIIPGYCRDPFEDRLDSTTVMYKSL, from the coding sequence ATGAGCAACGATACACAAACCACCATTTCGATTTTCTCGGCAGACGACATCGCAAGCCACCTGTCCGAACTTGGCGCACTCCTGCGTGCCTGCGTCGATGACGGAGCCAGCATTGGCTTTGTGCTGCCGTTCTCGGTGGACGACAGTCGCGCGTTCTTTAGCAATAATGTGCTTCCGGCGGTCCGGCTCGGCAAGCGTGTGCTGTTGGTCGCGTACAAAAACGACAGGATCGCAGGATCGGGCCAATTGGACTTCGACACACCGCCCAATCAGCCCCATAGGGCGGAGGTGCGCAAGTTGCTGGTGCACCCCGACTTCCGGCGACAGGGTATTGCCAAGGTGATAATGGCCGAACTTGAACGCGTTGCGGGTCAATTGGGCCGGAGCCTGATCACGCTGGATACGCGCACTGGTGACAAGGCCGAACCGCTTTATGCATCTTTGGGTTACAACACTGCAGGCATTATCCCTGGATATTGCCGCGACCCGTTCGAAGATCGTCTCGATTCGACCACGGTCATGTACAAGTCCCTTTGA
- a CDS encoding helix-turn-helix domain-containing protein has translation MENTCSDDTAAIDRLIAQRLKSLRNERGWSLDELARRSNVSRATLSRLENAEVSPTASVLGKLCASYGLTMSRLMRMVEDDFAPLVRRKAQPVWVDAEIGFRRRSVSPPAKTLGAEVLECDLEAGTRIAYDHPPRHGLEHHLLLIEGQLQVTVDEQTFDLQPGDCLRYQLFGPSAFATPEQSKARYVLFIL, from the coding sequence ATGGAAAACACTTGCTCAGATGATACCGCCGCCATTGATCGGCTGATTGCCCAACGTCTCAAGTCCCTACGCAACGAACGGGGCTGGTCGTTGGACGAACTTGCACGGCGCAGCAATGTCAGCCGCGCCACGCTGTCCCGGCTCGAGAACGCTGAGGTAAGCCCGACGGCTAGCGTGCTAGGCAAGCTGTGCGCATCCTATGGTCTGACCATGTCGCGGCTGATGCGCATGGTCGAAGACGATTTTGCTCCGCTTGTCCGCCGAAAGGCGCAACCGGTCTGGGTTGATGCGGAAATTGGCTTCCGGCGGCGCTCTGTGTCCCCGCCTGCCAAGACACTGGGTGCCGAGGTTCTTGAGTGCGACCTGGAAGCCGGCACGCGTATTGCATATGACCATCCGCCAAGGCATGGCCTGGAACACCATCTGCTCCTGATCGAGGGGCAGTTGCAAGTCACTGTCGACGAGCAAACCTTTGATCTGCAGCCGGGTGACTGCCTGCGTTACCAGCTTTTTGGTCCCAGCGCTTTTGCTACTCCTGAACAATCCAAAGCCAGATATGTGCTCTTTATCCTGTGA